A stretch of Imperialibacter roseus DNA encodes these proteins:
- a CDS encoding GlxA family transcriptional regulator: MKSISILVPNSAVMEAVADPRYMFTAANQFLQAVGKAPLFEVQLVGATKDVKLHDGAFSVHTDKLMKDVEKTDLIVIPALFGDMKQAVEVNKEAIPWLVDKYNEGTEIASLCVGAFLLASTGLLEGKRCSTHWAFANEFRETFPDVELVDGSIITEEHRLYSSGGANSYWNLLLYLLEKYTDRDTAILAAKYFAIDIDRESQSAFMMFNGQKDHNDPEVKKAQDFIEDNSAERISVDQLVDMFAVSRRSFERRFKKATNNTIVEYIQRVKVEAAKRSFEKSRKNINEVMYDVGYTDTKAFRTVFKRITGLTPIEYRNKYYKEPVLV; the protein is encoded by the coding sequence ATGAAGAGTATTTCAATCCTTGTTCCTAACTCGGCAGTGATGGAAGCGGTGGCCGATCCCCGCTACATGTTCACCGCCGCCAACCAGTTTTTACAGGCTGTTGGCAAAGCGCCACTTTTTGAAGTGCAACTGGTGGGCGCTACAAAGGACGTGAAGCTGCACGATGGCGCTTTCTCTGTCCATACCGACAAGCTGATGAAGGATGTTGAAAAAACGGATCTGATTGTGATCCCTGCTTTGTTTGGTGACATGAAACAGGCTGTGGAAGTCAACAAAGAAGCTATTCCGTGGCTGGTGGATAAATACAATGAGGGCACAGAAATAGCCTCGCTTTGTGTGGGGGCATTCCTGCTGGCATCCACCGGCTTGCTGGAAGGCAAACGATGCTCTACCCACTGGGCATTTGCCAACGAGTTTCGGGAGACGTTTCCCGATGTGGAGCTGGTAGATGGAAGCATTATTACCGAGGAGCACCGGCTCTATTCGAGTGGTGGCGCCAATTCCTATTGGAACCTGCTGCTCTACCTGCTGGAGAAATACACAGATCGGGACACAGCCATTCTGGCGGCCAAGTACTTTGCCATCGATATCGACAGGGAGAGTCAGTCGGCCTTTATGATGTTCAATGGGCAGAAGGATCACAACGACCCGGAAGTGAAGAAGGCCCAGGATTTTATCGAGGACAATTCAGCTGAGCGCATCAGCGTCGATCAGCTTGTAGATATGTTTGCCGTCAGCCGCCGGAGCTTTGAGCGGAGGTTCAAGAAGGCTACCAACAACACCATTGTGGAGTACATACAACGGGTGAAAGTAGAGGCCGCCAAACGCAGCTTTGAAAAGAGCCGCAAAAACATCAACGAAGTCATGTATGACGTGGGGTATACTGACACCAAGGCGTTTCGTACAGTGTTCAAGCGAATTACAGGGCTTACGCCCATTGAGTACAGGAACAAGTATTATAAGGAGCCGGTGTTGGTTTAG
- a CDS encoding fumarylacetoacetate hydrolase family protein, whose translation MKILCIGRNYVEHIKELNNETPDEPVIFTKPDTALLLNNKPFYFPDYTKEIHHELEIIIRICKEGKSVEEKFASTYYDAIGLGIDFTARDLQQKAKAKGLPWALAKGFNGSAPISKFVPKEKFADMKNINFKLELNGQPVQIGNTGLMINSIEAIIAYISKFITLKKGDIIFTGTPKGVGPVKIGDHLKGYLESDVLLDFEVK comes from the coding sequence ATGAAAATCCTTTGTATCGGTCGCAACTACGTAGAGCACATCAAAGAACTCAACAACGAGACCCCCGATGAGCCGGTTATTTTCACCAAACCTGACACTGCGCTGTTGCTGAACAACAAGCCGTTCTATTTTCCTGACTACACAAAGGAGATTCACCACGAGCTGGAGATCATTATCAGAATTTGCAAGGAAGGAAAAAGTGTTGAGGAGAAATTTGCCTCTACTTACTATGATGCCATAGGCCTGGGCATCGACTTCACGGCACGGGATTTGCAGCAGAAAGCCAAAGCCAAAGGGTTACCATGGGCGCTTGCCAAGGGATTCAATGGGTCAGCTCCGATTTCCAAATTTGTTCCAAAGGAAAAGTTTGCGGATATGAAAAACATTAATTTCAAGCTGGAACTCAATGGTCAACCAGTTCAGATTGGGAATACCGGTCTGATGATCAACTCTATAGAAGCCATTATAGCCTACATTTCAAAATTCATTACACTTAAAAAAGGAGATATTATTTTCACAGGAACGCCGAAAGGAGTTGGGCCTGTCAAAATAGGAGATCACCTGAAAGGATACCTGGAAAGTGACGTACTACTCGATTTTGAAGTTAAATAA
- a CDS encoding Gfo/Idh/MocA family protein: MKYILASIFTVVTLAAVAQPAKKPLKIGVAGLIHGHVGWVLNKAKAGDVEIVGIAESNKALAEKLSKQYGFSMSLVYPTLDEMLAKTKPEAVTAFNDIYGHMEVVEKCAPKGIHVMVEKPLAMSYDHARRMKALADKHKIFLVTNYETTWYATTQETLTKAAAGDLGTLRKVMVNDGHEGPKEIGVGKEFLDWLTDPKLNGAGALIDFGCYGANLLTHLMSNERPLSVTAITQTNKPDIYPKVDDEATILVKYPGTQGVIQASWNWTFGRKDMEVYGTNAYIKTVDGTRMSLRVKQSEPEQPMTLEPMKTPFNDPFDFLTAVIRGETKLNETVQGRLSSLENNMVVVEILDAAIRSAKEGKTVVLER; this comes from the coding sequence ATGAAATACATACTCGCATCAATTTTCACAGTAGTCACCCTGGCTGCTGTCGCCCAACCAGCCAAAAAACCTCTCAAAATTGGCGTGGCCGGTCTTATCCACGGCCATGTAGGTTGGGTGCTTAATAAGGCCAAAGCTGGCGACGTGGAAATCGTGGGCATTGCCGAGTCCAATAAAGCCCTGGCAGAAAAGTTGTCAAAACAATATGGCTTCTCCATGTCGCTGGTGTACCCCACCCTGGATGAAATGCTGGCCAAAACCAAGCCCGAAGCCGTTACTGCCTTCAACGACATTTACGGCCACATGGAAGTGGTGGAGAAGTGCGCCCCCAAGGGCATCCACGTGATGGTGGAAAAGCCGCTGGCCATGAGCTACGACCATGCCAGGCGGATGAAGGCGCTGGCCGACAAACACAAGATTTTTCTGGTGACCAACTACGAAACCACCTGGTACGCCACCACGCAGGAAACCCTCACCAAAGCGGCAGCGGGCGACCTGGGCACCCTTCGCAAAGTAATGGTGAACGACGGGCACGAGGGACCTAAGGAAATTGGTGTTGGCAAAGAATTCCTCGACTGGCTCACTGACCCTAAACTGAACGGGGCTGGAGCACTGATCGACTTTGGCTGCTACGGCGCCAATCTCCTCACCCACCTGATGAGCAACGAAAGGCCGCTGTCGGTCACAGCTATTACCCAAACCAACAAACCTGACATCTACCCCAAAGTAGATGACGAGGCTACCATATTGGTGAAGTACCCCGGCACCCAGGGCGTCATTCAGGCGTCGTGGAACTGGACGTTTGGGCGCAAAGACATGGAGGTGTACGGCACCAACGCTTATATCAAGACAGTAGACGGCACCCGCATGAGCCTTCGGGTCAAGCAGTCGGAGCCAGAGCAGCCCATGACGCTGGAGCCCATGAAAACACCTTTCAACGATCCGTTCGATTTTCTTACCGCCGTCATCAGAGGCGAAACCAAGCTCAACGAAACCGTGCAGGGCAGGCTTTCGTCACTGGAAAACAACATGGTGGTGGTAGAAATACTGGATGCAGCCATCCGGTCGGCGAAGGAGGGGAAAACGGTGGTGCTGGAAAGGTAG
- a CDS encoding ion transporter, with protein sequence MQSTKEKLHRIIFGVDTPAGKGFDIALLILIVASITILMLESVREINQEWAALFYKLDWIITGLFTVEYGLRLWTSEKKTQYVFSFFGIIDLLSILPTYLSIFFIGSHALAIIRVLRLLRVFRVLKLVQFMGEASKLGEAVKSSSRKIVVFLFFVVIVSVFVGTLMYIIEGREHGFTSIPRSIYWAIVTLSTVGYGDIAPQTTLGQFLATILMVTGYGLIAVPTGLVTVELAKGSTNALNPSGDTSRQCRQCGNADHMKKAKYCCECGEALQ encoded by the coding sequence ATGCAATCAACCAAAGAAAAGCTCCACAGGATCATTTTTGGTGTAGATACACCCGCAGGCAAGGGTTTCGACATAGCACTCCTCATCCTCATCGTGGCCAGCATTACCATACTTATGCTGGAAAGTGTCAGGGAGATCAATCAGGAATGGGCGGCTCTTTTTTACAAACTTGATTGGATTATCACTGGTCTGTTTACCGTCGAGTACGGACTTAGGCTATGGACATCAGAAAAGAAGACTCAATATGTCTTCAGCTTTTTTGGCATTATCGATCTGCTCTCCATTTTGCCTACTTACCTGAGCATCTTTTTTATTGGTAGCCATGCGCTGGCTATCATTAGGGTGTTGAGGCTGTTGCGGGTATTTCGGGTGCTTAAGCTGGTGCAGTTTATGGGTGAGGCCAGCAAGCTTGGTGAAGCAGTGAAATCAAGCTCCAGGAAGATTGTCGTTTTTCTTTTCTTTGTTGTTATCGTCAGCGTTTTTGTTGGTACTTTGATGTACATCATTGAAGGACGGGAGCACGGGTTTACGAGCATTCCCCGGAGTATCTACTGGGCCATTGTGACGCTCTCCACCGTCGGCTATGGTGACATCGCTCCTCAAACGACCTTAGGACAGTTTCTGGCTACCATTTTGATGGTGACTGGCTATGGCCTGATAGCTGTCCCCACCGGACTGGTTACCGTGGAGCTTGCCAAAGGAAGCACCAATGCCCTGAATCCTTCCGGAGATACAAGCAGGCAATGCCGGCAATGTGGCAATGCTGATCACATGAAAAAAGCGAAGTATTGTTGCGAATGCGGAGAGGCGCTCCAGTAG
- a CDS encoding M23 family metallopeptidase produces the protein MKLNKLALLLLLTANTAIAQYGYDTAYLMFPIRPGDRNYLAGTMGEIRGTHFHAGIDIRTSGIEGLPVYAPADGYISRVKISTGGYGNALYLTHPNGLTTVYGHLKSFSKPLAEWVRAQQYAKESFDVELFPARNQFSYKKGEVFAASGNTGGSSGPHLHFEIRDQEQKILDPMRFHFKELIDEAPPLIRKVAFTTMDIKSRINGQFGRFEFDVTKEGDSFVMHTPLTFEGTIGVEIYAYDRFDGTWSKNGIPCIEVMLDDQKMFSQSITKLSFDEMRNVAVHMNYGEYLTSGQKFTKLWVDDGNWLKVYEAKDWQGMLKIKDSSDHRLEIRTWDSYNNYSYFKTTLSDKGKRSNATIKSLGKLRREGYEITGNVMELTNPNGVARQNVLLYSAGQAYELPPVYHVGANDFYLWDLRNGLPDSVDLCGTMQKYDFKAMVSPHHDYSFFDKDMDVAFNRYSLFDTLYLAVKDKKIENGREVFAIDNVLDPLRRSAKVTLKPMQLYDKEKSAVYSYSAKGNLGYVGGAWDKDGISFLTTSLGTWTVATDSVPPTIKPAVINKSECRLIIEDDLSGIKSWKGTIDGEWVLLNYEYKKKLLWTEKLDASKPFDGEFVVVVTDNAGNETVYKTKL, from the coding sequence TTGAAGTTAAATAAACTAGCACTTCTACTTTTACTAACAGCAAACACGGCCATAGCCCAATACGGATATGACACTGCCTACCTGATGTTCCCTATCAGGCCTGGAGATCGCAACTACCTGGCTGGCACGATGGGTGAAATCAGGGGCACCCATTTTCACGCAGGGATTGACATACGCACCAGTGGCATAGAAGGCTTGCCAGTGTATGCCCCAGCCGATGGCTATATCAGCCGTGTGAAGATCAGCACTGGCGGCTACGGCAATGCCCTGTACCTTACTCACCCCAACGGGCTGACCACGGTATATGGCCACCTGAAGTCGTTTAGCAAGCCCCTAGCCGAATGGGTGCGGGCACAGCAGTATGCCAAAGAAAGCTTCGACGTAGAGCTTTTTCCGGCACGCAACCAATTCAGCTACAAGAAAGGCGAAGTGTTTGCCGCCTCAGGCAATACCGGCGGCAGTTCGGGGCCCCATCTCCATTTTGAAATACGGGACCAAGAGCAGAAGATTCTTGACCCCATGCGCTTTCACTTCAAAGAGCTCATTGATGAAGCACCTCCTTTGATTAGAAAGGTGGCCTTTACTACCATGGATATCAAGTCGAGAATCAATGGGCAGTTTGGTCGGTTCGAATTTGATGTAACCAAAGAAGGGGACAGTTTTGTCATGCACACGCCACTGACATTTGAAGGAACCATTGGCGTGGAAATCTATGCCTACGACCGCTTCGACGGCACCTGGAGCAAAAACGGCATCCCGTGCATTGAGGTGATGCTCGATGACCAGAAGATGTTCAGCCAAAGCATTACCAAACTGAGCTTTGATGAAATGCGCAATGTGGCTGTGCACATGAACTACGGCGAGTATTTAACCAGCGGGCAAAAGTTCACCAAACTGTGGGTAGACGACGGTAACTGGTTGAAGGTGTACGAAGCAAAGGACTGGCAAGGCATGCTGAAAATCAAAGACTCCAGCGATCACAGACTTGAAATACGCACCTGGGACAGCTACAATAACTACTCGTATTTTAAGACAACGCTCAGCGACAAAGGGAAGCGAAGCAATGCCACCATCAAAAGTCTTGGCAAGCTGCGGCGGGAGGGTTATGAAATAACCGGCAATGTAATGGAGCTGACGAACCCCAATGGTGTGGCCCGCCAGAACGTTCTTTTGTACTCTGCAGGACAGGCGTATGAACTACCGCCGGTCTACCACGTGGGTGCCAACGACTTCTACCTCTGGGATTTGAGAAATGGCCTCCCAGACTCCGTCGATTTGTGTGGCACGATGCAAAAATATGACTTTAAGGCCATGGTATCTCCACATCACGACTACAGCTTTTTTGACAAAGACATGGACGTGGCCTTTAACCGGTACAGTCTGTTTGATACACTCTACCTGGCAGTAAAGGACAAGAAAATAGAAAACGGCAGAGAAGTGTTTGCTATCGACAATGTGCTGGATCCGCTTCGCCGCTCGGCAAAGGTGACGCTCAAGCCAATGCAGCTTTACGATAAAGAAAAGTCGGCGGTGTACTCCTACAGCGCCAAAGGCAACCTTGGCTACGTGGGCGGTGCCTGGGACAAAGACGGCATCAGCTTTCTCACCACCTCGCTGGGCACCTGGACCGTCGCCACCGACTCTGTGCCCCCTACCATCAAGCCGGCAGTGATCAACAAAAGTGAGTGCCGCCTGATCATTGAGGATGACCTGTCGGGCATCAAAAGCTGGAAAGGCACCATTGATGGCGAATGGGTGTTGCTGAACTACGAATACAAGAAAAAACTATTGTGGACAGAAAAACTCGATGCAAGCAAACCTTTCGACGGAGAGTTTGTTGTGGTAGTGACCGACAACGCCGGTAATGAAACTGTGTACAAAACAAAACTCTGA
- a CDS encoding VOC family protein, producing the protein MAHLITYLTFNGNCREAMTFYRDCLGGELQLETVAASSASAEFPQPMGEFILQATLSKDNLVLMATDMVGEDGLSRGNAVSILIDCNSKKELQHYFKKLSHKGQATHPIGKTFWGAWFGGLTDKFGNHWLLTCRG; encoded by the coding sequence ATGGCCCATTTGATTACATATTTGACCTTCAACGGAAACTGCAGGGAGGCGATGACCTTCTACCGTGACTGCCTGGGTGGGGAACTTCAGCTTGAAACTGTGGCAGCATCATCCGCTTCTGCTGAGTTCCCACAACCTATGGGAGAATTCATCCTGCAGGCCACGCTCTCGAAAGATAACCTGGTGCTGATGGCCACCGACATGGTGGGTGAAGACGGCCTGAGTCGTGGAAATGCCGTATCTATTCTGATAGACTGCAACAGCAAAAAGGAGCTTCAGCACTACTTTAAGAAACTGTCCCATAAAGGCCAAGCCACTCACCCCATCGGAAAAACTTTTTGGGGCGCCTGGTTTGGAGGACTCACGGATAAGTTTGGTAACCACTGGCTGCTCACCTGCAGAGGCTAA
- a CDS encoding class I SAM-dependent methyltransferase, which produces MTEDYDAVIAHHYNAYRPPLHQVILTKCLRPGTVYDNGLDIGSGTGQSCIALADFCEKITGAEPSKEMLAQAIGHSKVTYVHFDGINLPFADSSFDLVTFAGSLFYARSQGILNEVVRVCLPNAIVIAYDFEVLFQRLPFGFHLPEESVGYNHRASFSGLEMNGLRETDSFVSDYQLGVSAENLAHLLLSAGSFYNYFSERYTASDPFGLLVRELSQHAIVHSIGARLYATVYKVGVK; this is translated from the coding sequence ATGACTGAAGACTATGACGCCGTCATCGCTCATCACTACAACGCCTACCGCCCACCCTTGCATCAAGTGATCCTTACAAAGTGCCTGAGGCCTGGGACAGTTTATGACAACGGACTTGACATCGGTAGCGGCACCGGACAGTCGTGTATCGCACTGGCCGATTTCTGCGAAAAGATAACGGGTGCTGAGCCAAGCAAGGAGATGCTGGCACAGGCTATCGGGCATTCGAAAGTAACCTACGTGCATTTTGACGGTATTAATTTGCCCTTCGCTGATAGCAGTTTCGACCTGGTCACTTTTGCGGGGTCATTGTTTTACGCCAGGTCGCAAGGGATTCTCAATGAGGTGGTGAGGGTGTGCCTGCCCAACGCCATAGTCATTGCCTACGACTTTGAGGTGCTTTTTCAACGGCTGCCATTTGGGTTTCACTTGCCAGAGGAGTCTGTGGGCTATAATCACCGGGCTAGCTTTTCGGGCCTTGAAATGAATGGGCTTAGAGAAACTGACTCGTTTGTCAGCGACTACCAGTTGGGTGTCAGTGCTGAGAACCTGGCTCATTTGCTGTTGTCGGCAGGAAGCTTCTACAATTATTTTTCTGAGAGATATACAGCTTCGGATCCTTTTGGCTTGCTTGTGCGGGAGCTAAGCCAACATGCTATTGTGCATTCAATAGGTGCCAGGCTATACGCCACCGTGTACAAGGTTGGCGTGAAGTAA
- the bcp gene encoding thioredoxin-dependent thiol peroxidase, with product MALKAGDKAPDFEVSDQNGKTVKLSDFQGKKVVLYFYPQDNTPTCTVEACNLRDNYNTLKTKGYEVLGVSPDSAKKHTNFIKKFSLPFTLLADTDNKIIESYGLWAEKTTFGRSYMGVLRTTFIIDENGIIERVIDDVKSKEHAEQILG from the coding sequence ATGGCATTAAAAGCAGGCGACAAAGCTCCAGACTTCGAGGTAAGTGACCAAAACGGAAAAACAGTAAAACTCTCCGACTTCCAGGGCAAGAAGGTAGTGCTCTACTTCTACCCGCAGGACAATACGCCTACCTGCACGGTCGAAGCCTGCAACCTCAGGGACAACTACAATACCCTGAAAACCAAAGGCTACGAGGTGCTGGGCGTAAGCCCCGACTCGGCCAAGAAGCACACCAACTTCATCAAGAAATTCAGCCTGCCCTTCACGCTGCTGGCTGACACCGACAACAAAATCATTGAAAGCTATGGTCTGTGGGCAGAAAAAACCACTTTTGGACGTTCCTACATGGGCGTGCTACGCACCACTTTTATTATCGACGAAAATGGCATCATTGAGCGGGTGATTGACGACGTGAAGTCGAAGGAGCATGCGGAGCAGATTTTGGGGTAA
- a CDS encoding DUF2461 domain-containing protein, which translates to MSQSTIQPSTFQFLTDLAANNNRDWFALHKDWYQASLDNMVGFADALLAEMNKHDLIETPSGKKALFRIYNDVRFSKDKSPYNARFAMSFRRATIERRGGYYLNLKPGSNFLACGFFNPNPDDLRRIRFDIEDNYEDWHKILRSKVIKSTYGDMQGNTVATAPRGYTVDHPGIDLLRHKSFVFRHSFTDDEVLASGFHKSVSQTFKTIRPWLDYMSEVLTTDRNGELLV; encoded by the coding sequence ATGAGTCAATCAACCATCCAACCATCTACCTTCCAGTTTCTCACCGACCTCGCTGCCAATAACAACCGGGACTGGTTTGCCCTGCACAAAGACTGGTATCAGGCATCACTTGACAATATGGTGGGCTTTGCCGATGCGCTGCTGGCTGAAATGAACAAGCATGACCTGATAGAAACGCCGTCAGGAAAGAAAGCGCTGTTTCGGATCTACAATGACGTGCGGTTCAGTAAAGACAAGTCGCCCTACAATGCCCGCTTTGCCATGTCGTTCCGGCGGGCCACCATAGAGCGGCGGGGCGGCTATTACCTTAACCTCAAACCGGGTAGCAACTTCCTGGCCTGCGGATTTTTCAACCCCAATCCTGACGACCTGAGACGCATCCGCTTTGACATAGAAGACAACTACGAGGACTGGCACAAGATTCTGCGGTCAAAAGTTATAAAAAGCACCTATGGCGACATGCAGGGAAATACAGTGGCCACAGCACCGAGAGGCTACACAGTCGACCACCCGGGCATTGATTTGCTTCGGCATAAATCATTTGTTTTCCGGCATAGCTTCACCGACGACGAAGTCCTTGCCAGCGGTTTCCATAAAAGCGTGAGCCAGACCTTCAAAACCATCAGGCCCTGGCTCGACTATATGAGCGAGGTGCTGACTACCGACAGGAACGGAGAACTGCTTGTGTAG